From Erwinia sp. HDF1-3R, one genomic window encodes:
- a CDS encoding PadR family transcriptional regulator — MKESPRSPARPTEGKGACVDSARRKRREKMLDAGEVRLLMLHFLSQGATWGYELIKSIEDLSRGEYTPSPGIIYPNLSLLEESELIQVGDPLATRKCWRLTAAGERYLSANQQPLERIITRLGSLAVLVNNRSIPEMERAIHNFKMALNGRLSQPHLSRESLYNIIDILDDAAKKIERS; from the coding sequence ATGAAAGAGTCTCCCCGTTCCCCCGCCCGCCCCACAGAGGGTAAAGGTGCCTGCGTTGACAGCGCGCGCAGAAAGCGCCGCGAAAAAATGCTGGATGCCGGCGAGGTTCGGCTACTGATGCTGCATTTTTTATCGCAGGGGGCCACCTGGGGCTATGAGCTGATCAAATCTATCGAAGATCTGTCGCGAGGAGAATATACGCCCAGCCCCGGCATCATCTACCCGAACCTGTCGCTACTGGAAGAGAGTGAGCTTATTCAGGTGGGGGATCCGCTGGCCACGCGTAAATGCTGGCGGCTGACCGCAGCGGGTGAGCGTTATCTGTCTGCGAATCAGCAGCCGCTTGAGCGTATCATCACCCGTCTTGGCTCACTGGCGGTGCTGGTGAATAATCGCAGCATTCCCGAGATGGAGCGGGCTATTCACAATTTCAAAATGGCGCTAAACGGTCGGCTTTCCCAGCCGCACCTCTCCCGGGAAAGCCTGTATAACATTATTGACATCCTCGACGACGCTGCAAAAAAGATTGAGCGAAGCTAA
- a CDS encoding GMC family oxidoreductase has product MDKPVDAEVIIIGSGVMGGLIATRLAKAGKSVIIVEAGPRVKRQEIVERFRNSPFKMSLTNMKLQGVGSPYPDLPHVPSTYGDYIQHVGPVKYATRYLRVVGGTTWHFGSALWRMVPNDFRLHSLYGRGRDWPFGYEELEPWYGEAEAELGVSGVNGQDESGHGGGAWPPRSRPFPMPGLPPSYLFTRLSAMLGKGGYHPVLEPNGRATRPWKKRPACAGNNNCNPVCPIAAKYDGSMHIDEALEQGARLLDNSVVVSIEADDRGKITGIRYKKPDGSEHQLTAHHFVLAAYGIESPKLLLNSTSPRYPGGIANGSDQVGRNLMGHTGISMNLMMKEDVWPGQGPTELLVYLNNRDGDFRRDFPSYKIKVRNTVPTADYAASLIQQGVLGSALDKALHRLSARSLNFAIDFETLPLAENRVLPSRTKTDALGIPLPEIYYSVTDYWHAGKTQGLKDFERFAQLLNADVLKIDTQYQDRQHIMGTTIMGDDPANSVVNRHCQSHDHPNLFIAGTSVMPSASCMNPTLTGAALSLRLADYLLNTVRV; this is encoded by the coding sequence ATGGACAAACCCGTCGATGCCGAGGTGATTATCATTGGCTCCGGCGTGATGGGCGGCCTTATCGCGACCCGACTGGCAAAGGCCGGAAAGTCGGTGATTATCGTCGAGGCTGGCCCACGCGTTAAGCGCCAGGAGATCGTCGAACGTTTTCGCAATTCGCCGTTTAAAATGTCGCTGACCAATATGAAGCTCCAGGGCGTAGGTTCCCCCTACCCCGATCTGCCACACGTTCCCTCCACCTATGGCGACTACATCCAGCACGTCGGCCCGGTAAAGTACGCCACCCGCTACCTTCGCGTGGTCGGCGGTACCACATGGCACTTTGGCTCCGCGCTGTGGCGCATGGTGCCAAACGACTTCAGGCTGCACAGCCTTTATGGGCGCGGTCGCGACTGGCCCTTTGGCTACGAAGAACTGGAGCCCTGGTACGGCGAGGCCGAAGCCGAGCTGGGGGTGTCCGGCGTCAACGGGCAGGATGAGAGCGGCCACGGCGGCGGGGCATGGCCACCGCGCTCCCGGCCTTTCCCGATGCCGGGCCTGCCGCCCAGCTACCTGTTTACCCGCCTCTCCGCCATGCTGGGTAAAGGCGGTTATCATCCGGTGCTGGAGCCGAATGGCCGCGCCACGCGTCCGTGGAAAAAACGCCCGGCCTGCGCGGGCAACAATAACTGTAATCCGGTCTGCCCCATTGCTGCCAAGTATGACGGTTCCATGCATATCGACGAAGCGCTGGAACAGGGTGCCAGGCTGCTGGATAACTCGGTGGTGGTCAGCATTGAGGCCGACGATCGGGGTAAAATCACCGGCATCCGCTACAAAAAACCGGACGGTTCGGAGCATCAGCTGACCGCCCACCATTTCGTGCTGGCCGCCTACGGCATCGAATCGCCCAAGCTACTGCTGAACTCCACCTCGCCCCGCTACCCAGGCGGTATCGCGAATGGCTCGGACCAGGTGGGCCGCAATCTGATGGGCCATACCGGCATCAGCATGAACCTGATGATGAAAGAGGATGTGTGGCCGGGCCAGGGGCCGACCGAGCTGCTGGTCTATCTTAATAACCGCGACGGTGACTTTCGCCGGGACTTCCCAAGCTACAAGATTAAGGTGCGCAATACGGTACCGACTGCCGATTATGCCGCGTCGCTGATCCAGCAGGGGGTGCTCGGGTCCGCGCTGGATAAGGCGCTGCATCGCCTGTCGGCACGGTCGCTGAACTTCGCTATTGATTTTGAAACGCTCCCGCTGGCGGAAAACCGGGTGCTTCCCAGCAGGACAAAAACGGACGCGCTCGGCATTCCACTGCCGGAGATCTACTACAGCGTAACCGACTACTGGCATGCCGGAAAAACCCAGGGACTGAAGGACTTCGAACGCTTTGCGCAGTTGCTTAACGCCGACGTACTGAAAATTGATACGCAGTATCAGGACCGCCAGCACATTATGGGCACGACGATAATGGGTGACGACCCGGCGAACTCGGTGGTTAACCGCCACTGCCAGAGCCACGATCACCCCAACCTGTTTATTGCCGGGACCAGCGTCATGCCGTCCGCCTCCTGTATGAACCCCACCCTGACCGGCGCAGCACTGAGTCTGCGGCTGGCCGATTATCTGCTGAATACGGTCCGGGTATAA
- a CDS encoding membrane-bound PQQ-dependent dehydrogenase, glucose/quinate/shikimate family codes for MVTKLTGSVLAIIGIAMLYMGGRLLLLGGSPFYVIMALGLLVTAVLLFKNKRIALSIYATLMWLVAAWIIFEVGFDKWQWIPRGDIIGLIGVWLALPWVVRPLTRTQDRVTGRAFHPYLGTTVLVMIALVVGMMFYDPLPEEGNITTARNPESGEGAQNDWAAYGGTADGLRFSNLKQITTDNASNLETAWTYHTGDLRSTQDASEYTFEATPLKVNNTVYFCTPHNEVHALNPETGALKWKTTPTRERSYMQQHQTCRGVSYYDAAATPAVSTAQAAAVTTPARSQAVCRKRIFNATNDNKLLALDADTGKLCADFGDRGTVDLRENMGPLRDHALMQTAAPLVAGNLVILGGSVMDNGYNAGNPSGVIRAYDAITGRLVWNFDPARPDMTQPLPAGQSYPQDTPVAWATLSADTKNGLVYVPFGNASPDELGTHRDANSNTEKFRDTLVALDLKTGAFKWRFQSSKHDLWDRDNPSQPSLLDIDYQGKRQPVVILPTKTGNLFVLNRLTGQAVYPINQVAVSTKGGVAGEDFSPTQPVSALNFIPAPLSEKSMWGLTPFDQMACRIEFKSMRYDGNPWTPSTVAGSIVFPGNIGVFNWGSVSVDPQRQILVAAPVRLAYKYNLIKRSPENAEKRLFTKDGTPYWNENFDGDYAIHIQQFASSLGIPCIAPPWGRMVGVDLTTGKTAWLRRVGTTKNLKTTFLPGRFPIGFPMGMVAHGGPLTTAGDLVFHGATADNFFRAYDINSGKLLWQTELPAGGQATPATYMGADNRQYVIIAAGGHGSMGTKEGDAVVAFRLK; via the coding sequence ATGGTCACTAAACTCACGGGTAGTGTGCTAGCGATAATTGGTATCGCTATGCTGTATATGGGCGGCAGGCTCCTACTGCTGGGCGGTTCGCCCTTTTACGTCATTATGGCCCTCGGGCTGCTGGTCACCGCCGTTTTGCTGTTTAAAAATAAAAGGATCGCGCTTTCAATCTACGCCACGCTGATGTGGCTGGTGGCGGCCTGGATTATCTTTGAGGTGGGCTTCGATAAGTGGCAGTGGATCCCACGCGGTGACATTATCGGCCTGATCGGCGTCTGGCTGGCGCTGCCCTGGGTGGTGCGACCGCTGACGCGTACGCAAGACCGGGTAACGGGTCGCGCATTTCATCCCTACCTCGGCACCACCGTACTGGTGATGATCGCCCTGGTTGTCGGCATGATGTTTTACGATCCGCTGCCTGAGGAGGGCAATATCACTACCGCCCGCAATCCGGAGAGTGGCGAAGGCGCGCAGAATGACTGGGCGGCCTACGGCGGCACCGCTGACGGGCTGCGCTTCTCTAACCTGAAACAGATAACCACTGACAATGCCAGTAATCTGGAAACGGCCTGGACCTACCATACCGGGGATCTGCGCAGCACACAGGACGCCAGCGAATACACCTTTGAAGCTACGCCACTTAAGGTGAATAACACCGTCTATTTCTGTACGCCGCATAATGAAGTCCATGCGCTCAACCCGGAAACCGGGGCGCTGAAATGGAAGACTACCCCAACGCGCGAGCGTTCTTATATGCAGCAGCACCAGACCTGCCGTGGCGTAAGCTATTACGATGCTGCCGCGACGCCAGCGGTGTCCACCGCTCAGGCCGCTGCCGTTACCACCCCGGCCCGCAGCCAGGCGGTATGCCGCAAGCGCATTTTTAACGCAACCAATGACAATAAACTGCTGGCGCTGGACGCGGATACCGGCAAGCTGTGCGCCGATTTTGGCGACCGCGGCACGGTCGATCTGCGGGAAAATATGGGGCCGCTTCGCGATCATGCTCTGATGCAAACCGCAGCGCCGCTGGTGGCCGGAAATCTGGTTATCCTCGGTGGTTCGGTCATGGATAACGGTTATAACGCCGGAAACCCTTCTGGTGTGATCCGTGCCTATGATGCCATCACCGGTCGTCTGGTGTGGAACTTCGATCCGGCCCGGCCTGATATGACCCAGCCTCTGCCAGCCGGACAGAGCTATCCGCAGGATACCCCGGTGGCCTGGGCAACGCTCAGCGCCGACACCAAAAACGGCCTGGTGTATGTGCCCTTTGGCAACGCTTCACCGGATGAGCTGGGCACCCATCGCGATGCCAACAGCAATACCGAGAAGTTTCGCGACACGCTGGTGGCGCTGGATCTGAAAACCGGGGCGTTTAAGTGGCGCTTCCAGTCCTCGAAGCACGACCTGTGGGATCGCGATAATCCTTCACAGCCTTCGCTGCTGGATATTGATTACCAGGGTAAACGGCAGCCGGTGGTGATCCTGCCGACTAAAACCGGCAACCTGTTTGTGCTCAACCGGCTGACCGGTCAGGCCGTCTACCCCATAAATCAGGTCGCGGTGTCGACAAAGGGAGGCGTCGCGGGCGAGGACTTCTCGCCTACGCAGCCGGTGTCTGCCCTGAACTTTATTCCGGCTCCCCTGAGCGAAAAATCCATGTGGGGCCTGACGCCCTTTGATCAAATGGCCTGCCGCATCGAATTTAAGTCGATGCGCTATGACGGCAACCCCTGGACGCCGTCGACCGTCGCCGGGTCAATTGTTTTTCCGGGCAATATCGGCGTATTTAACTGGGGGTCGGTCTCCGTTGATCCTCAGCGGCAGATCCTTGTCGCCGCACCGGTTCGCCTGGCCTACAAGTACAATCTGATCAAACGTTCGCCGGAAAATGCGGAGAAGCGTTTGTTTACCAAAGACGGCACGCCGTACTGGAATGAAAACTTTGACGGCGACTACGCCATCCATATTCAGCAGTTCGCTTCCAGCCTGGGCATTCCCTGTATTGCACCACCCTGGGGCCGGATGGTGGGCGTGGATCTGACCACCGGTAAAACGGCGTGGCTGCGTCGCGTTGGCACCACCAAAAACCTGAAAACGACCTTCCTGCCGGGACGCTTTCCCATCGGCTTCCCGATGGGGATGGTGGCGCACGGCGGGCCGCTGACCACCGCAGGCGATCTGGTTTTCCACGGGGCAACGGCAGATAACTTCTTCCGCGCCTACGATATCAATAGCGGCAAGCTGCTGTGGCAGACCGAACTGCCCGCCGGCGGCCAGGCGACGCCCGCGACCTATATGGGCGCGGATAACCGACAGTACGTGATTATTGCGGCGGGTGGCCACGGCTCGATGGGCACCAAAGAGGGCGATGCCGTGGTGGCGTTCCGCCTGAAATAG
- a CDS encoding sugar dehydrogenase complex small subunit has protein sequence MSEPTSSPLTLSRRRLLQGMAVLSLSALTASLFPQQAAARTQETQAFQQIAAFLVSRPVSPVLSARYFAALNRRVADFSTRFSTLARYLETQRFTHVDDLARTLAVQDPRRQTASLIVAAWYTGVVGEGADRELIAYADAMMYLPTRGVLVIPTYGGGPDSWGSKPDDPQITKGEE, from the coding sequence ATGTCTGAACCCACCTCATCACCCTTGACCCTGTCCCGGCGCAGGCTGTTACAGGGCATGGCGGTACTGTCGCTTAGCGCGCTCACCGCCTCGCTCTTTCCGCAGCAGGCCGCCGCACGCACCCAGGAAACCCAGGCCTTTCAACAGATCGCGGCCTTCCTGGTCAGTCGTCCGGTCAGCCCGGTGCTCAGCGCCCGCTACTTTGCCGCGCTGAACCGTCGCGTAGCGGACTTCTCTACACGCTTTAGCACGCTGGCCCGGTATCTGGAAACGCAGCGCTTTACCCACGTTGACGATCTTGCCCGCACGCTTGCCGTGCAGGATCCCCGGCGTCAGACCGCGTCACTGATTGTCGCCGCCTGGTACACCGGCGTGGTGGGTGAAGGCGCAGACCGCGAGCTGATTGCCTATGCTGACGCCATGATGTACCTGCCGACCCGCGGCGTGCTGGTCATACCCACCTACGGCGGCGGCCCTGATTCCTGGGGCAGCAAGCCTGACGATCCGCAGATAACCAAAGGAGAGGAGTAA
- a CDS encoding cytochrome c — MRYLCLPLAISLLLLSGAGYAAGSTKINRLPGSAVHGAGGNENSDLLARGKYLATAADCGACHTSPRQGAPMAGGYAIQSPMGSIYASNITPSKTAGIGLWSEAEFVRAVRKGINRQGEHLYPAMPYTAYARITDDDMHALYFYFMQGVTPSNTPTPRTRLPFPFSFRSAMALWNALFAREPQASSTPATRGEYLVNALAHCDTCHTPRNMLMGQQNDRALAGGSLGSWYAPNITPDPQSGIGSWTAAELTRYLKTGRVPGKAQAAGPMAEVVEHSLQYLSDADIAAMVAWLRQLPAVDNGEVTARESLGGPSASEARLRGQQEADSGWQVFSASCASCHQPDGSGNARYPSLFHNSATGASRPDNLIATILFGVQRNVQGESVAMPAFGPDADFAMRLSDQQIADVSRYVMKNFGNPQVNVTAEQVAGLRRGGATPLLVRLTQPGVLAGAALAVVLLAAALIIRRRRRDV; from the coding sequence GTGAGATATCTCTGTCTGCCGCTGGCGATAAGCCTGCTGCTGCTCAGCGGCGCAGGTTATGCTGCTGGCAGCACCAAAATTAACCGGCTGCCGGGCAGCGCAGTCCATGGCGCGGGCGGCAACGAAAATAGCGATCTGCTGGCCAGGGGGAAGTATCTGGCTACTGCCGCCGACTGCGGCGCCTGCCACACCTCACCCCGCCAGGGCGCGCCGATGGCCGGAGGTTATGCCATTCAGTCCCCGATGGGCAGCATTTACGCCAGCAACATCACGCCGTCAAAGACAGCGGGCATTGGCCTGTGGAGCGAAGCGGAATTTGTTCGGGCAGTACGCAAGGGCATCAATCGCCAGGGTGAGCATCTCTACCCGGCGATGCCCTACACCGCCTACGCCCGCATCACCGATGACGATATGCATGCGCTCTATTTTTACTTTATGCAGGGCGTGACGCCATCCAATACGCCCACGCCCCGGACGCGGCTCCCCTTCCCGTTCAGCTTCCGCAGCGCTATGGCACTGTGGAACGCCCTTTTCGCCCGTGAGCCACAGGCCAGTTCGACTCCCGCTACGCGCGGAGAGTACCTGGTCAATGCGCTGGCGCACTGCGATACCTGCCATACCCCGCGCAATATGCTGATGGGCCAGCAGAACGATCGGGCGCTGGCAGGCGGCAGCCTGGGCAGCTGGTATGCGCCCAATATCACGCCCGATCCCCAGTCGGGGATCGGTAGCTGGACGGCGGCAGAGCTAACCCGCTACCTGAAAACCGGACGCGTACCGGGCAAGGCGCAGGCGGCCGGTCCGATGGCCGAGGTGGTGGAGCACAGCCTGCAATACCTCTCCGATGCGGATATTGCGGCGATGGTGGCCTGGCTGCGTCAGCTACCGGCCGTGGATAACGGCGAGGTAACGGCCAGAGAGAGTCTGGGCGGACCCTCCGCCAGTGAGGCGCGGCTGCGCGGGCAGCAGGAGGCCGACTCCGGCTGGCAGGTATTCAGCGCCAGCTGCGCCAGCTGCCACCAGCCCGACGGCAGCGGTAACGCTCGCTACCCTTCCCTGTTCCATAACAGCGCTACCGGCGCCAGCCGCCCGGATAATCTGATCGCCACCATCCTGTTTGGCGTCCAGCGCAATGTTCAGGGTGAGTCGGTCGCCATGCCCGCGTTCGGGCCGGATGCCGATTTCGCGATGCGGCTGAGTGACCAGCAGATTGCCGACGTCAGCCGCTACGTAATGAAGAATTTTGGTAACCCGCAGGTAAACGTCACGGCTGAACAGGTCGCCGGGCTGCGCCGGGGCGGGGCCACGCCGCTGCTGGTCCGGCTCACCCAGCCTGGCGTACTGGCGGGGGCCGCCCTCGCCGTTGTCCTGCTCGCGGCGGCCCTGATCATCCGCAGAAGGAGGCGAGATGTCTGA
- a CDS encoding siderophore-interacting protein has protein sequence MPDNQPQRRLPRRVRNELRFRPVEVLSKQWVANCFYRIEFGGEALVGFNSAGFDDHIKVFFPDPATGELQLPVITADGVEWKEGVRPAARDYTPMAFDSQAGRLTLDFYLHQSGLASDWAANAQPGDRLAIGGPRSSLVVPEDYHFQLYVCDETGLPAFRRRQQTMSGSSIKLFAFAEASTGNDYLGNPAGVDISWLQSGKMTLAAAEMLIARLDQIALPADDYFIWLTGEGEAVKRLSDYFLQTRGCEAERVRAMAYWHQK, from the coding sequence GTGCCGGATAATCAACCACAGCGTCGCCTGCCGCGACGCGTCAGAAATGAGCTGCGCTTTCGCCCCGTTGAGGTGCTTAGCAAGCAGTGGGTCGCGAACTGTTTTTACCGTATCGAATTTGGCGGAGAAGCGCTGGTGGGCTTCAACTCCGCGGGCTTTGACGATCACATTAAGGTATTTTTCCCAGACCCCGCCACCGGGGAACTGCAGCTGCCGGTGATTACTGCCGATGGCGTGGAGTGGAAAGAGGGCGTTCGTCCCGCCGCGCGGGACTACACGCCGATGGCGTTTGACAGCCAGGCGGGCAGGCTGACGCTGGACTTTTACCTGCATCAGTCCGGCCTGGCCAGCGACTGGGCAGCAAACGCTCAGCCCGGCGACAGGCTGGCAATCGGCGGACCACGCAGCTCGCTGGTGGTGCCGGAGGATTATCACTTCCAGCTTTACGTGTGTGATGAAACCGGGCTACCGGCTTTCCGACGTCGACAGCAGACGATGTCGGGCAGCAGCATTAAACTGTTTGCCTTTGCGGAAGCCTCCACCGGTAATGACTACCTGGGTAACCCGGCGGGGGTCGATATCAGCTGGCTGCAGAGCGGAAAAATGACGCTGGCTGCGGCAGAAATGCTGATCGCCCGGCTGGATCAGATTGCACTTCCCGCCGATGACTACTTTATCTGGCTGACCGGAGAGGGTGAGGCGGTAAAGAGACTCAGCGACTATTTTCTGCAAACCCGCGGATGTGAAGCCGAACGGGTTCGCGCTATGGCCTACTGGCATCAGAAATAG